The genomic stretch ACACATAATCCCGATAATCAGGGAATCTAAAATCTTTCCCGTTATGAACCCGCCAAACACCCGGTGAACAAAACGGATTTCATCGATTGCCTGATTAGCCGTTTTAATAGGAAATATACTGTAAATGATCTTTTTACCCTGGGCAGAAAGCGTTCCCTTTATGTTCAGGAGATAAACCATTACGATTACACCGATCAGTATATTCTTTAGAACCAGTACCACGCTTAGCAGTCCGCTGGAAAGGCTGCCGATCAACATGGACATGTTGGGGACCAGGTCAGAGGTCATCCAGCTTTGCAGCTGGCCTGTCAGCCGGCCATATATGGGAATGACCGCCCGTTCCACAGAAGGATTATCCTCAAGCATCTTCTGAAGCCACAAAGCCAGATCATTCATATTCTCGCCCAGTGATTCCTGGAGTCCCATGACACTTGTATAAATCTGGGGGATGATCATCCAGAAAAGTCCGACTACTATCACAAACAGAAAAATTAAACTGACCACAGTTGCCGCGGCCCGGGATATGGACTTTACCCCATTCCTATTTTTCCATCTGGAAGAAAGCAGGCGTACCGTAATGTCTCTGGACTTGTTATATACCGGCAGTAAAAGATATGCGAGGACTGCCCCGTAAATGACAGGCATAAGAATCCCCACAATTATTTTTACCGTACCCTTCACAGCCTGGAATCTGGAAAGAAAAAAGGCAAAGGTTATGCTCAAGGCAATAACGGAAAGTGCTGTGACTCCCCAGCATAAATAATTCCGAAATTTTGTCTCTTTCATAAAAATTCTCCTAAGTTTTTAAGATTGACTAATGTCTATCCTATACTCTACCATACTTTTACATAAAATTAAAGCAGCGATTTCTCGCTGCTTTTTTCTTTGGTAACCCCAAAATGCCGTTTCTTACTTATTGACGCCTAGCCTTGCTAGGTGGGCAACCTCACTCAAGTTTCTGCCTTCCACTGCAAACGGAGGCTTGACATCCACCTGAAAATATCGGAATCCCATGAGTCATAATGTAGGTTCAAAAAAGGTAAGAGTGTCGCACATTTCAGGAATTACTTTCCCATGTTTTCTATGGTCTTAGTATACACTACTTTGTTTTGTTTTTCAAGTTCCTTTTCCTGTCAGTTTTGATTTTAATCTATTGGATCAGACAGCAATATGTTTGCTGTTAAGCAGTCTTCCATGCTCTACATACAGTTCCAGAAGTCTTAAAGGAGAGTCGCTGGAGTCTTCTTGAATGATCAGTTCCAACCCTTCCGCAGTGGCCAAAGACAGCACAGAAAGCAACGATTTTGCGTTTACCGTTCTTTCTCCGCAGGCCAAATTTATTTTTTCTTTACACGCTCCCGCAATTGAGACAAATTCCAGGATGGACTCAACTCCCCAGAATCCGATCTCCACCTTTTTCATCTCTTGTATTCCTCCTGCTTAAAATGTTAGAGACCAAGTATAACATACTATAATAGATTCTGCAAATCAAAAATTGTTTCTGCCAGAACATCCGCTCCGGCTTCTGTAAGTTCCTGTCTGCTTCCGTAACCGTACAACACCCCAACCGATGCTATTCCAATTTCTTTTGCCCCCAGAACATCATGCTTCCTGTCTCCGATCATCACCGTCTTGTCCAGATCGGTAATTCCGCATTCATTTAAAACATAACGGATCACATCTGCTTTTTTTACCCTGGTTTCATCCATGTCGGCACCTCCCATAAATAAAAAGCAGGAATCCAACTCAAAATGTTTAAGGATCATCCGGACAAACACTTCCGGCTTAGAGGAAGCCACATAAAGCTTTTTCCCTGCCTTAAGAAGAGACTGCAGAACATCCAAAACTCCTTCATAGGCTTTATTTTCATACAATCCTGTTTCCGAAAAATATTCCCGGTAAATATCAATGGCCTTTCTTGCCTGTTCCTCGCTAAAGCCATAATACTCCATGAAGCTGTCCTTTAAAGGCGGCCCGATAAAGCAGCAAAGCTCATCTAAATCCTCCACCTCAATCCCAAAATGCCGGAGGCTATACTGGACAGACTTCGTTATGCCCTCTTTGGGGTCCGTAAGGGTTCCATCTAAATCAAACAACAAATATTCTTTATTCATGGTGCCTCCTGTATGGTGAAATTAAGAAAAACACGCTTTGCGGATTTTTCTTAACTGCTGCGGTATCCGAGCAAAAACAGAGACGAAAAAGGAAAGCTCCTTTTTCGTCTCTATGGAATTTTTACTTTAATTCATCAACAATTTTCTGAAGTGCTGCCAAAGCATCATCCGGAAGCTTGTCATAACCTTCCTTAACTGTGGCGATATTGGAAACGAATTTCACCCGGTCTTCCATACGGGCCTTTAACTGCTCCGCATAAGTGGCATCATGAAGATCAGGAACAAATCCTTCCCACTCAAAGATTTCGATATCTGAGAAAGGTCCCCACTGTTTGAACTGGGCAGTCTTATCCACAATGGCTTCCAGGATGCCTAAGGTATCCTTTGGCTGAACCTTCTTGCCCATAAAATCACCGGTGTTGATGATATAGCAGTCTACGTTCTTCTCTTCTACCAGTTTTTTAAATTTCTCATAGTCATTGGCCAGAGGATAGGTTCTGAATGGGTTGGCATAAGGCACAACCACCAGAGCATTGGGATCAGCTCCCGGTGCCAGTCTTTCCGCTGTTGATCTCTTTGTTGCAAGAGTTGCTCCCATAACAGATGCCAGGGAAGCGCCTTTTAATTTTACTACCGGCGGAATGGTAGGATCCTTCATGATCCAGAAAATCGCATTGACCGGTGCTTCGATCTTATCCACACGGTTAGGTGACCACAGTTTTGATTTGATGGCACGTCCGTTGCCGTTTCTGACATCCTCTGTTACCAGCTGGATCTTTCCGTCTTCGTCTAAGGTACAGGAACAGTTCTGGGCCGTTAAGAGATATTTATTATCATCACAGCCAGTCGGGTAATCCTGTGTTTTATCAAAGTATGTAGGTTCTATTGCCACAGAGGAGCAGGTGTCGGTATTGATAATGAATGCATCGTCATGGAGAACGGTAACATCATATTTTCCGCCATGTTTTGCATGGGTAATGGTGGATTTACCTGAGCCGGATAAACCAAATACAGATGCAACATATTTGGATCCATCGGTTAAGTTGTATTCTTTCTGTCCGCCGTGGCAAGAAGCATATCCATTGCGGTTAGCAAGGGCCCAAACCATAGTAAGGGTGCCTTTTTTGTGCTCTCCGAAGTATCTCATACCCAGGATTGCCGCACAGTTCTGGTCCGTATTAAAGTAGCATAAACATTTTGGATCGCTTAAACAGGACAGATCTACTCCAGGACGGTCGGAACCGTTCCACTGAGGATCAGAGAAGATATAGATATCTGCTTCTTTTCCATCACCGACTGGTTTAGAAGCTTTATACATTTTCGCATACTCATCAGACATATACTGGAAATTCAGCATCCAGTTATACAGAATATTTTCTTCGCCTTCCGGAATAAGGAGATGTGCCTTCACCATGAATTCAGGATCAAGTCCGGCATAAACCTCTGCATGATACATTGTTTTCCAACGGGTTTCATAAACTGCGTCCATAACAACTTTGTCAAGAGCTCCGCAATTTACACCGGGTTCTCCTGCGATTCTTCTTGCAGTCGCATAGCGTCCGGTAATCGCGCCATCATTAAATAAGAGAACCTTGGCATCTTTATCAAGGCCAAATTCCTCTCCCCTGTATACAGGCATGTCCGTTACCACGGTTCCTGGTGAATTCTTCGCCAGTTCATATGCTTCTCTAAGTGTAGTAACCTTAATTACGTTGTTTCCATAAAACGGAGCTTCAATGATCGAACGCGTAGTTGCAAAACCTGGTTGGCCTTTTCCAATTTCATTAATTGGATAATATGCTTTAGTTGACATAGAAAATTCCTCCTTTTATAAAATCCAAATTTGTCACTATTATCTCACTTTGTTAAGAAAAAGTCAATGATTTTCATTGCAATTTTCCAAAAAAATGGATATATTATATATATATTATGCATTTTGTGTACAATAAGCAAAAGAAAGGATAATTATGATTCATATTTCAAAAAATGGTACAGGAGATTTTAAAAGCATTGGAGAGGCACTTCGTTCTCTTCCCTCTGATCATACGAAGGAACAGGTCCTATACATACACAAGGGATTTTATGAAGAGCAGATTGCCGTAACGGTTCCTCACGTAACTTTTGTTGGGGAAGATGCAGAAAGCACCATTCTCTCTTACGGCCTTTATGCCCGCATGACCATGGAGGATGGGATGAAGCGCGGCACCTTCCGCACCTATTCCTGCCTGATCGATACCCATGATTTTACCGCTAAGAATCTAACATTTGAAAACAGCGCGGGAATTGGTACCGATGTTGGACAGGCGTTGGCTCTTTATGCCGATGGAGACCGGTTGTTCTTTGAAAACTGCCGTTTCTTAGGAAACCAGGATACTCTTTTTACAGGCCCCCTTCCTCCAAAGGAAATCGAACCCAATGGTTTTATCGGACCGAAGCAGCATTCCCCCCGGATCAATGGACGGCACTATTATAAAAATTGTTACTTAGAAGGGGATATTGACTTTATTTTTGGCAGCGCAACCGCTTATTTTGAAGGCTGTACCTTCTTTTCCAAATATACGGGAATGGAGATCAGCAGCTATGTAACTGCCGCCTCCACTCCAAAGGGACAGGAATATGGCTATGTCATGGAAAATTGCCGCTTTGAAAGCAACTGTCCCGCTGGCAACGCTTACCTTGGCCGTCCATGGAGAGAGTATGGGAAAACCGTGCTGATCAACTGCTTTCTGGATGACCATATTTGCAAAGAAGGCTGGCATGACTGGAATAAGGAAGCTGCCCATGAACATACCTTCTACGGCGAATACGGCAGTTACGGCCCTGGTGCCGTGATGGAAAAACGACCGGACTGGATTCACCGGCTGACAGAAACTGATCTTAAAAGATTCTCAAAAGAAGCAGTTCTGTCCGGTTCGGACAACTGGAATCCATAAAACGAAAACGGGAGCTGATCCCTTGTAAAAAGGATCGGATCCCGTTTTTAATTTAGTTCTCTTTGATCTTAACAATCACTTTTTTAATCAAAGCCGGTTCACCTGCAGCTGCTTTTGGCTTATGACCATCCCAGGGATTGAAAATCATATATTCTCCAGCTTTTACTACTACTTTTAAGCCTGGATTTTCATTGTCGTAAAATACAACATCTTTTTCTTCGTTATAAGGTACCTTTTCATTCAGTTCATCGATCCGTGCATATGTCATGGTTTCAGAACCGGATATCACATATTGAATATCTGTGTAATTATGGTGAGCTTCATACTTGGCTTCCTCCCAGGGAACCGTTGTATACTCTGTTACATTCGCAAAAACATTCTTGCCGTCAATCTCATATTTGCCTGGCGCCAGGCTCACTAAATCAGTGTTCTTAAGAAAATCAACTGCCTTTTCGTATCTTCCGTCCACTCCAAGGCCTCTGTAAAAATCAAGGTTTTTTGCTGAATCAAAAATCATAATCCTACTCTCCTTTTATGTATCGTCTAGTTTGGCCGCAGATTCAAGGGGTACCTGCTATGCACATATAGTATACACCTAAAGCAGAATATTCTACAATGTTTTTATTTAAAAAATTCATGGTTGCCATGCTGAAACAGATAAGTCAGATGGGAATCAAACCAGCTGATAGCACCTCTTCTGGAGCCTCCCCGATACATAAAATACAGGGCTCCGTCGGAATAATCCTCTCCTGCCAGCGCACGGTCAACACACTGTTTCGTATCATCTGTCACTTTTACGGAATTAATACTGCCGTTTGATACCGGTGAAAACTGGGAGGGTTCGTAAACGACTCCTTTCACCGTGTCGGGAAATTTTCCGCTCTTTACGCGGTTAATTATAACATTGGCCACAAGGATCTTACCCTTGTCATCGCAAATACCGGCTTCCGCCTGCACGATCTTTAACAAGACCTGATAATCGTCCTGATTCACCGACGTTGAATGGGCGGCCTTTTCTTTCTCTGCCTTCTTTGCTGCCTCTTCTGCAGCTTTCTTTGCTTCTTCCGCTGCTTCTTCTGCCTGGCGTTTAGCCTCTTCTTCCATGGCAATTTTCGTATTGATTCGCTCAATCTCTGCCTTGGACTCCTCCGCCTGTTCCTGTTTCTGGATCACATCTTTCTCCAGGAAATCACCGGCCAGCTGTTGAGCCTGCATTCTTACTTCCGTAAGCTTTATTTGGGCTTTTTCCTGGGTAACTGTTTCTTCTTTCGCTGTTTCATCTTTCACATCTTCTTTATCCGTAGAGTCTTCTGACTCCGGCGTTTCCGCAAATGCTGTTAAAGCATTTCTGCCGCCGCTTCCAAATCCTGCTGAGGTAAACGCCACAACAGTAATAATTGCCGCACCCGCCATAAAAACTGCGGAAGAACGATACATCCGCTTTGTGACCTTAAAGGACATCCCTCTGAAAAATTGACAAATCTGCTGAAGGATAGAGCGCAGTGTAAGCATATATACACCTCTTTCTCTTATATCACTTGCCTGGGCTGGGTTACATTCCACAGCCGTTTCCTGGTGACGTCCGTAATTATAGAAGAAGCCTGCCAAAAAAGTCAATGGTCATTTAACATTTTTGTGATATTTTAATTTCTAAATTTTCAGTTCCTTTTTTCTTTTGTATATTTTGCACTATTT from Lacrimispora sphenoides JCM 1415 encodes the following:
- a CDS encoding AI-2E family transporter, translating into MKETKFRNYLCWGVTALSVIALSITFAFFLSRFQAVKGTVKIIVGILMPVIYGAVLAYLLLPVYNKSRDITVRLLSSRWKNRNGVKSISRAAATVVSLIFLFVIVVGLFWMIIPQIYTSVMGLQESLGENMNDLALWLQKMLEDNPSVERAVIPIYGRLTGQLQSWMTSDLVPNMSMLIGSLSSGLLSVVLVLKNILIGVIVMVYLLNIKGTLSAQGKKIIYSIFPIKTANQAIDEIRFVHRVFGGFITGKILDSLIIGIMCFFLLNAMNMPYTLLVSVIVGVTNVIPFFGPFIGAIPSAFLILLVSPIKCLYFLIFILLLQQFDGNILGPKILGQSTGLPSFWVLFSILLFGGLFGFVGMIIAVPTFAVFYSVVSRLVNRSLRKKDLSLKTVDYFDLERIDENKKTYMR
- a CDS encoding HPr family phosphocarrier protein, whose protein sequence is MKKVEIGFWGVESILEFVSIAGACKEKINLACGERTVNAKSLLSVLSLATAEGLELIIQEDSSDSPLRLLELYVEHGRLLNSKHIAV
- a CDS encoding HAD family hydrolase, with translation MNKEYLLFDLDGTLTDPKEGITKSVQYSLRHFGIEVEDLDELCCFIGPPLKDSFMEYYGFSEEQARKAIDIYREYFSETGLYENKAYEGVLDVLQSLLKAGKKLYVASSKPEVFVRMILKHFELDSCFLFMGGADMDETRVKKADVIRYVLNECGITDLDKTVMIGDRKHDVLGAKEIGIASVGVLYGYGSRQELTEAGADVLAETIFDLQNLL
- a CDS encoding phosphoenolpyruvate carboxykinase (ATP), yielding MSTKAYYPINEIGKGQPGFATTRSIIEAPFYGNNVIKVTTLREAYELAKNSPGTVVTDMPVYRGEEFGLDKDAKVLLFNDGAITGRYATARRIAGEPGVNCGALDKVVMDAVYETRWKTMYHAEVYAGLDPEFMVKAHLLIPEGEENILYNWMLNFQYMSDEYAKMYKASKPVGDGKEADIYIFSDPQWNGSDRPGVDLSCLSDPKCLCYFNTDQNCAAILGMRYFGEHKKGTLTMVWALANRNGYASCHGGQKEYNLTDGSKYVASVFGLSGSGKSTITHAKHGGKYDVTVLHDDAFIINTDTCSSVAIEPTYFDKTQDYPTGCDDNKYLLTAQNCSCTLDEDGKIQLVTEDVRNGNGRAIKSKLWSPNRVDKIEAPVNAIFWIMKDPTIPPVVKLKGASLASVMGATLATKRSTAERLAPGADPNALVVVPYANPFRTYPLANDYEKFKKLVEEKNVDCYIINTGDFMGKKVQPKDTLGILEAIVDKTAQFKQWGPFSDIEIFEWEGFVPDLHDATYAEQLKARMEDRVKFVSNIATVKEGYDKLPDDALAALQKIVDELK
- a CDS encoding pectinesterase family protein, with protein sequence MIHISKNGTGDFKSIGEALRSLPSDHTKEQVLYIHKGFYEEQIAVTVPHVTFVGEDAESTILSYGLYARMTMEDGMKRGTFRTYSCLIDTHDFTAKNLTFENSAGIGTDVGQALALYADGDRLFFENCRFLGNQDTLFTGPLPPKEIEPNGFIGPKQHSPRINGRHYYKNCYLEGDIDFIFGSATAYFEGCTFFSKYTGMEISSYVTAASTPKGQEYGYVMENCRFESNCPAGNAYLGRPWREYGKTVLINCFLDDHICKEGWHDWNKEAAHEHTFYGEYGSYGPGAVMEKRPDWIHRLTETDLKRFSKEAVLSGSDNWNP
- a CDS encoding YhcH/YjgK/YiaL family protein; its protein translation is MIFDSAKNLDFYRGLGVDGRYEKAVDFLKNTDLVSLAPGKYEIDGKNVFANVTEYTTVPWEEAKYEAHHNYTDIQYVISGSETMTYARIDELNEKVPYNEEKDVVFYDNENPGLKVVVKAGEYMIFNPWDGHKPKAAAGEPALIKKVIVKIKEN
- a CDS encoding cell wall hydrolase, with amino-acid sequence MLTLRSILQQICQFFRGMSFKVTKRMYRSSAVFMAGAAIITVVAFTSAGFGSGGRNALTAFAETPESEDSTDKEDVKDETAKEETVTQEKAQIKLTEVRMQAQQLAGDFLEKDVIQKQEQAEESKAEIERINTKIAMEEEAKRQAEEAAEEAKKAAEEAAKKAEKEKAAHSTSVNQDDYQVLLKIVQAEAGICDDKGKILVANVIINRVKSGKFPDTVKGVVYEPSQFSPVSNGSINSVKVTDDTKQCVDRALAGEDYSDGALYFMYRGGSRRGAISWFDSHLTYLFQHGNHEFFK